From the Jilunia laotingensis genome, the window ACCAACAGGAGACATAAAGGCTGTTAATGCAAAGGATATCCCAGATTTTGACATGTTAACAGCAGGATTTCCATGTCAGCCTTTTAGTTATGCAGGAGAAAAGCAAGGTTTTAGTGATGAGGTAAGAGGTACTCTATTTTTTGACGTATGTCGAATTTTGGAATACCATAAACCACCAATGGTATTTCTTGAAAATGTAAAGGGTTTGAAATCTCACGATAAAGGCAAAACGCTTCAGACTGTTTTGGACACTCTAAGAAAACTTGGTTACTACCCACATTGGACTATCCTATCTTCCTTGAATTATGGCCTTCCTCAGAAACGAGAAAGATGGTATTGTGTAGCCTTTAGAACTGATGTTGACTTTGAATGGCCCAAGCCTATGGAAGGACATCCTGTATTGCATGACATTATAGACTTGAATGACAGAAATCCATCTTTGGCTATTTCTAAATTTGAACTAGATAGGATAGATTATCATTTTGCAAACGCCAAGCCAGGTGATAGAATCCAACATGACAATTCAAAATATAAGCCAAATACGAAAAAGGGGAAATATGGCGTTTTCTCTTTCCAAAAAACAGATGGTTCTTTACGATTTCATGTTGGTGATCCAGCTAAGACACAGATTCAGGAGGCATTCTATTCTTGCCTTGATACATATGCTTCTACAATCATAGCTAATAGGACTCCAAAGCTATGGGATATCCGCAGAAAGTTGTCTGTTCTTGAATCAAAAAGACTTCAAGGCTTTCCGGATAACTTTATATTCCCTGTATCTGATGCTCAGGCATATAAACAGTTGGGAAACTCAGTGAGCGTGCCAATCATTGTAAAGATAATGGAAAACATGATTAAAACTTACGAAAAAGCTCTTGAAAAATGAAATATATAAGTATAAAGTCTGTCGTTGAAGCCTACAAAGGTTTTCAAGATTGTATGACCAATAAGTCATGGGGCTATTTGGCTCTGTTAAAAGGATGCAAGAATAGCGTTCGCGCTTCAGTGCCCTACAAGGTTGATCTTGATGGAGTATCAAACTTCCTTGAAAACATCTTCAATTTAAGCCAAACAAAAAAGAAATACAATAGTGGACGTGCGTTATACGTTGTATTCTCAAACAAATGGGATAAATATTTTAACGACCAAGGGAAGCATACCCCTAATATATATGATGTAGCGATTTGGGCATACAGAAGAAATTCTTTTGAGGACAATGTGACCAAGGAGGATATTCTCCTGAAGTTTGCAGAAGAATTCAACATTCCATTGAACATTATTGCAAGCAGCTTTAACACTCGTGCTAAAGAAATAGTGTTTGCGGACTCCTTGTATTCTGAAGCTTCACTCAAGGCAGAACTGAATAATATCGGTGTCGATGTATCTAAGGACAACATCGATGCAAAAAAAGGAAGCGTTGTTGCATCTCCTGGCGAAATAAGCCGTGGTCCTTTTGTTCAAACTTTATATGCTGGCTTGGAGATTACAGACTATGTTATCATCTTACAATCAGACTATCAGTCTCTTTATGGTAATGCCGTAAAGTCTAACAATGGCATAGATTGTACTAACCACAATAAATGCTCTGCCTATCGTCCATATATCACCGCCATCAAGTCCAAGCCCTTCCTCTTGCTTGCCGGTATTTCCGGTACTGGTAAAAGCCGTATTGTTCGTGAACTTGCCCGTGCATGTTGGGATAAAGGCTCCGCTGAGTATAATGCCCATAAGCCTAAGAATTTTGAAATGATTCAGGTGAAACCCAATTGGCATGATTCCACTGAATTAATGGGCTATGTCAGTCGTGCTAGCGGGAAACCTGTGTATGTGATTGGCAATTTCTTAAGGTTTATTACACGAGCTTGGGAAAACCCCAATGTACCTCATTTCCTTTGTTTGGACGAAATGAATCTTGCTCCTGTAGAACAGTATTTTGCGGAATATCTAAGTGTAATTGAATCTCGTAAAAGCCATGAAGACGGAACTGTGACAACAGACCCTATATTTGAAAAGACAGATGAAGAATGGTATTTCAATTTAACAGAATCATTGACTACAGTTGAAGACATTAGACTGAAATTCAATGAAGAAGGAATTTCTATTCCTCAAAACCTCATTGTGGTAGGTACTGTCAATATGGATGAAACAGCGTTCTCTTTCTCCAGAAAGGTACTCGACCGCGCCATGACAATAGAAATGAACGAAATTGATCTGTATGCCGGATTGGGTAGCAAATATGAGCGTATTGGTAAATTAAACAGCGACATGCTTATCGGAACAGCCGTAGAAGGTGTGGATGTGTATGCTGATAATGCGGAGATTTGTAAGAAGGCTCTAACCTATTTGCAGGCAGTGAATGACGTTCTTGATGGTACACCATTCAAGATAGGCTATCGTACACGAAACGAATTCTTGCTTTATGTAATAAACAACTTGCCTTATAACATAAACGAAAGCGGCAACGAGTTCAGTGAAGATGAAGTTATCACAACCGCATTGGATGAAATAACAAGCATGAAAATCTTGCCGCGCATTGAAGGCGATGACACCAAAGTCAAGAGTTCACTTCTTGAAAGGTTGATAACTACCATCGAAACACAGTTATCAGCTCTGACTGAAGAAGATAAGAAAATAAAATCTGTCTCCATTGCCAAATTAAAAGAAATGCAAAAACGGTTACTGTCCTCCGGTTACACCAGTTTCTGGAACTAAAGTTCTCAAGCAATGGAACTGCTAACCATAAAACATCAGGATTTTAAAATGATTATCGAATGTACAAAATTCGATAGCATTTGGCATAAAGCAAAGAATAATGTAGAAGAAGAAAGTTTACATTCCACATATTCTTGGTCAGAAGGAGTATCTACTGTTATTTTGAACCACTACAATGAAAAAGCCATTACGATTGAGAATAACCAACAAGCTCCTGCCATCTTTTTCGATAATACCGATTATCCTATTTGGATTGAGTTTAAGGACTATGTAAAAAAAGCACAATTCGGGTCTTCTCTTCAGAACGAAAACGAGAAATTTACTTTTCGCAGCCAAATATTAGCCGGTTTCTTAAATTATGGCAATGAAATTGGTCGCAGTGAAATACAGCTCATATATCAAGTGGGAACGGAAAACCGTAATTTTGTCTTCTCCTTTGAAGTATTAAGTACCAAACTCAACTATCACGAGCATTGGAAAACCATTATCGAGGATATTGAACAGGAGTACAGAATGCTTTCACTTGATTACATGCGGAGAACCTTTCATGGATTTTCACCCAATGCAAGTGAAGACACCCCGGAAACAATCTGGTGGAATGTGTTTGCCTATGAGCAACAGAAATTCATAAAAGCTTGTAAGAATATCATTGACCGACCACGGCATCGCTTGCATGGAAAGGAGGCGTATAAGCGTGCCGATAGGTTGACATTTATTCCCTCTTGTATAGAAAACGAATTAGTGGAACACAGGCACGACAGTTCCTATTTGTATCGTGTAGAGGAACGTGTTTGGACAAATGACACACAAGAAAACAGATTCTTGAAGTTTGCACTTGGGCTAATTACCGATAAATATGAAGTCTTAAAGAAACGTATAGAAGCTGTCAAGAATGCTTCTGACGTAATGAAATCCGACATGCAAACAACCTTGACAATGTTAAAACACCTACAACAAAATCCCTTTTTCCGTACCGTGGGAAATTACAAAGGAATGAGTCAAGAAAGTTTGATTCTGCAAAAAGCTACTGGATATAGTCAGGTGTATCGTACATGGACTTTACTCCACCGCTCATATTCCCTAAATGATGGCATCTATCGCTTGCAGACAAAAGATATTGCCACACTTTATGAAATTTGGTGTTTCATAGAGGTCAGTCATATTGTAAAAGAGAAAC encodes:
- a CDS encoding restriction endonuclease-like protein produces the protein MELLTIKHQDFKMIIECTKFDSIWHKAKNNVEEESLHSTYSWSEGVSTVILNHYNEKAITIENNQQAPAIFFDNTDYPIWIEFKDYVKKAQFGSSLQNENEKFTFRSQILAGFLNYGNEIGRSEIQLIYQVGTENRNFVFSFEVLSTKLNYHEHWKTIIEDIEQEYRMLSLDYMRRTFHGFSPNASEDTPETIWWNVFAYEQQKFIKACKNIIDRPRHRLHGKEAYKRADRLTFIPSCIENELVEHRHDSSYLYRVEERVWTNDTQENRFLKFALGLITDKYEVLKKRIEAVKNASDVMKSDMQTTLTMLKHLQQNPFFRTVGNYKGMSQESLILQKATGYSQVYRTWTLLHRSYSLNDGIYRLQTKDIATLYEIWCFIEVSHIVKEKLNLSDEDVDHSNRMEMNGLFTWDLGKGEHSRILFKKGGIELAELIYNPKNSERENISIGIKDWTVPTVTQKPDIVLQLTKSDLQEGLKMTYLFDAKYRIDGKDKNGVDVPPEDAINQMHRYRDAIYYKDYQTNSLKKEIIGGYILFPGDGEPADVAVSKFRKTIDEVNIGAFPLRPKDAHNRLLLEQFIEELIQNKSYETISKVIPQKGTLLKVPNRLLIGLVENSLLSGYTQSFLDGNATVYYTRPKFPTTISLHDLHYFIPYIKNEGVRDIYEIVRVRTITSKEAKQIEGEDTTDDTRLAFELCFSRKLFENYQPINTHKLINYTFIDSSFDKMDEWVVADKF
- a CDS encoding McrB family protein encodes the protein MKYISIKSVVEAYKGFQDCMTNKSWGYLALLKGCKNSVRASVPYKVDLDGVSNFLENIFNLSQTKKKYNSGRALYVVFSNKWDKYFNDQGKHTPNIYDVAIWAYRRNSFEDNVTKEDILLKFAEEFNIPLNIIASSFNTRAKEIVFADSLYSEASLKAELNNIGVDVSKDNIDAKKGSVVASPGEISRGPFVQTLYAGLEITDYVIILQSDYQSLYGNAVKSNNGIDCTNHNKCSAYRPYITAIKSKPFLLLAGISGTGKSRIVRELARACWDKGSAEYNAHKPKNFEMIQVKPNWHDSTELMGYVSRASGKPVYVIGNFLRFITRAWENPNVPHFLCLDEMNLAPVEQYFAEYLSVIESRKSHEDGTVTTDPIFEKTDEEWYFNLTESLTTVEDIRLKFNEEGISIPQNLIVVGTVNMDETAFSFSRKVLDRAMTIEMNEIDLYAGLGSKYERIGKLNSDMLIGTAVEGVDVYADNAEICKKALTYLQAVNDVLDGTPFKIGYRTRNEFLLYVINNLPYNINESGNEFSEDEVITTALDEITSMKILPRIEGDDTKVKSSLLERLITTIETQLSALTEEDKKIKSVSIAKLKEMQKRLLSSGYTSFWN
- a CDS encoding DNA cytosine methyltransferase gives rise to the protein MKKKYKGIDLFCGIGGFRLAMNSNQVECVFSSDNDKFAQQTYEANFHEVPTGDIKAVNAKDIPDFDMLTAGFPCQPFSYAGEKQGFSDEVRGTLFFDVCRILEYHKPPMVFLENVKGLKSHDKGKTLQTVLDTLRKLGYYPHWTILSSLNYGLPQKRERWYCVAFRTDVDFEWPKPMEGHPVLHDIIDLNDRNPSLAISKFELDRIDYHFANAKPGDRIQHDNSKYKPNTKKGKYGVFSFQKTDGSLRFHVGDPAKTQIQEAFYSCLDTYASTIIANRTPKLWDIRRKLSVLESKRLQGFPDNFIFPVSDAQAYKQLGNSVSVPIIVKIMENMIKTYEKALEK